ATGCTTTTGTAAGGAGCAACATGAGCCACTTGGGAGCCCCAGGTTGTTCGTTATTTCTATCAGTCATGTTAATCTCTGGTTGATTGTTGGTCGTCTTTCTCGAAGGTCAAAAGGCGTAACTGCAAGTTTCGAAGTCGGAAGTATTGTAGAAAGTGTTGCGTGTGATATCAGTCGACTAGGAGATGGGAAAATTACTATATCTAGAAGAATCGTCGAGTGACTGCCACGCTCAACCATCATTTCGCTCTTGGGAACCAAGCTTTCACCATTCACCATGATGTCTTTGGATCCTGAGTGGCCGAAGCGCCATAGGAGCCCTTGATTGGGCGAGAGACGCCATGAAAGGAATCGATCTGTTGCATCTGATGATAAGATCGCGTGAGAGAACTTCGGGGATGCAGACCGGCGGTCAGCTACTACCAACACACGTATGTACTAACGAGCGACGGAACCAACAAATTGGGTATATGTCACGTGGATTCGTTTGCTCAActcaatgaagatgatgatgagtgTGGTGATGTCAGGTGTAACATAATTCTCAATAAAATATGGTCTAGCAAAATTCAAGCGGCGTTTCTGCAGCTCGGCTCAAAACAAGCAGTGGAGCAAGTTCCTTCAACCGGTGTAGAACGGTGGCGGCGTTGTCGAAGCTATCAAGTCTGGTATCAACAGCAAGCCAAATTGTGCGTCAACGAATAGAGACGCCTTGAAAGTAAGAGCGGCGAAGCAAAGGGAATGTAACGCAGGAGAATGCTGTAATCGGTGCAACTGAACAGGGATCTCTTCTTTATTCCTTCCATTCAAGAGGTTGCATAGCACTATTATGATATCGATGTTCCTGCTTCTGCGAAATCAGTTTGAGCATAGACACTTAAAAAGGCGATACTTCTAAGAGGACTGTTCATCAACAAAGACATGATCTTAACAGATTGTAGATTGATGAGAGAGTATATGCTTAATATCGGATTATCACAATTGATTAAGCATCAACGGACCCATAGTACATCCGCTAGCATCGAACGGCGGACGTCTCGATCTTTGGATACAAATCAGTCAACCGTCAGCAAGTAAGTAGCTATTACGATCTTGTACTTTTGGGACTCGAAAGCATTATTTATATAAGTTGAAGCTTAGGTTACGCTGCCACACGTGTCACAGTTCAGGCTCAGTTCACGGTCTGCCATGTACTGAATGTCGAAGGGTAGTAGCTGGTgtctctcgtcttcttaATCAAGCACCCTTTCCCTACTATTAGGAGACCACGAGAAAGAAATCAGTAGAGTATAGAATGATCGATTGCTAGAGCACATGTACATTATACCCGAGATCACGACGAGACTTGAAAACGGCAACGCACGGGCCGCTAGTCAATAATAAAAACGACCGCCATTTACTTGAGACAGGCTATGCAGATGCAGATgcatggatgaagaaataTATTTTCCCTCACTACACTATCGCTACTTGTCCTTGATGTTCTCACATAAAACATCTCTCTATTTGACTCGCTCCACGACCTTAACTGTTAGTTGTACCAACGCATCCCTCGCTCCGCTCTCCGGCAACATTTCGACTAACCTTCTCGCCTCACCAGCAAACTCCCTAGCCAACTCCACTGTCCTCTGCAATCCATCGCTCCTGGCCACAAGATCTCGGGCAGCCTCAACATCTCCCGGTTCAGTGAATTTacggaggatgaggggaCCCATCGAAGGCTGAGTCTCCCAGGCGAAAAGGGCGGGCGCCGTGGCAAGACCTAAACGAAGATCGGCACCAAGGGAAGGTTTGCCGAGAGAAGGATcgggagggaggaagtcAAGGGCATCGTCGATCAGCTGATGTGATGTTAGCTTTGATCTGAGATGTCAATGTGGTGAGGCTAACCTGAAAAGCGATACCCAGGTTCCTGCCATATCCATATGCAATATCCTTCACCCAGGCTCCCTCTTCGTTTACAGATCCGCAACCACCAAGAACGACAGCGGCCCTTGCACTCTTGGCCATCAAACTCGCGGTCTTCAAGTATGTCTTCCTCATGTAATCCTCAAAACCTTTCGCCGTAGGAGCCTTCTCCGGTTCGCTTGTTGCCCTTAATTGCATCACTTCGCCTTCTACAAGGTTCGCGATGACGGTAGCAAGCAATTCAACAACTTCTCGAGATCCAAGACGGGCAAGAGCGACAGAAGCACGACCCAACAGGAAATCACCagagagaatggagagcTTGTTGCCGAAGGTTGATGGAGCCGAAGGGGTACCACGTCGCAGAGAGGAAGCGTCAATGACGTCGTCATGTAACAAAGAAGCGACATGGATCATTTCCGTAATGCTGGCCAACCGCCTTTGAGTAGGCAAGATTACAGGCTGACCGTTCTCCCCTCCTAATAATTCGTCGAactgggaaggaagagcttCAGGCTCTGGGATTGCGGATGCTCCAGCCTCGGATATTCTAAACGGTGAGGCGAACACCATACTTCCCAAACCTGACGAAGGCTCCGGTCCAGAGACTTCTGGGTTCCAGTCATTCAGCACACCTCCTTCAGCTGTAAGACTGTCATCCACTTTTCTCCTAGTCGCTTCAAGTTTCGCCTCATCCCATCCCTTACCACCTAATCCGTTGGTAGCCTGACTCATAAGCAATACCAGCAACGGCCTGAGATGCTTCCCTTCAGCTTGAAAATAATACTTTGCGACTGTGTCGAGAGTAGGATTGGAAGAGCCGAGCATACGCCATAGACTGGATTTGAGGTTACCAATCTCAGAGTTAATGGCGGATAATGGGTCATCAAGTGAAGTAGCTGTTGAAGCTGAACTTGCGGGCGGAGGTGTAAGGACTCGATGGGCTTCTGTGGTGGCAGCTGCCCAGGTAGACTCCGGCCGCTTaactggagaagaggggacCAATGAGCGTCGCTgtgagagggagaaggagaaggctgaggagATCGGGTGCTTGAGGAACGCCCTGGTTGAAAGGGCTGAGCGACGGAGCATGTCTATCTGAACTTtgattctttttttttctgtttTTGTGACGATGAATTTCAGTAAATGCGCACGCATAAGATAAACGAAACGAAGAAGCAGCCGTCATTGGGAAAGCGGAAGTTCCCGATACATTACGTAACACATATTtatttttgatttttttgagCACTCATCAAAGATGATCACGATCTACAACCACGCAAGTCTCGCAGAAGATATCCGCATCACCCACGGGTAGAACAGCAAGATGAAAGGTGAGTGGCGAAGGATACAGCAAGGATAACAGCTTAAATGGTTGCAGCTCAAGTCCCGAAATCCGACAaatcgtcctcttcttccggctCCGAGGAAGACTACTCTTCGGATTACAGTTCCTCATCTGAAGATGTTaccgaggacgaggagggcAATGAACTAACTCCCGCGTTAGACGCCGCTATTTTGAGAACTCTTAGCAAaatcaagaagagagaaggtgTTTATGGTGGGGAAAATGTTCTTCAAGAAGAGTTGCGAAAGGCTCAAGAGATTGCCGAGCAGAGGGGCTTAAAGAGCAACGTAGTCAAGAAGGTTGCCGAAAAGGTATGCCATCTTTATTCATGAAACAAGTCCTATGCTAATATAATGCAGCCCTACCTTCTTGCCGACTATCACCGTAGCAAGTTACTTGCAGGCGAAGaccaagaggaagagctcgaCTCTGCCGAACCTCTAACCCACGTTGAGTCTCAACGTCGGCTACGTCAAGAGGCCGTCTCAGCCTTCAAAACCCTTGCTGCTGAATCTGGTGATGATTCAAATGAAGACTTTATCCAAAAGAGAGAAACGGACGCtcaagagattgatgacGGTGATGAAGAGTACAAAAAGTTCATGCTCGAGTTTGGTggcggtgaagaggaagtgaggaagatCCTTGGTATGGGTGATCAGCCTGCCATTCTCAAGGCCTTagcggatgaagaagaagagggtgaggaggagaaggctgcGGTAAGCaagattgagaaggaggagatggcaaggcagaaacaagaaaagaaggcgaagaaagctaaggatgatgatgatttcctCATGAAGTAAGTCAGGTCTCTTGTACCATGCTCTCATGCTGACATTTATTAAGCTACATCCTCAACCGTGGCTGGATCGACCGATCTGAAAAGCTTGTCCCTACGTACGACGAAGTTGTTGGACCATCCACCGAAGATGTCGAAGAAGTTGCTACCCAGATTAAGTCTACCAAACCCAAATCTAGCCACCCCTGGGGAGAGCTTGACGAAGAGTCCGACTTTGAAGACCGTGCCGAGGAGTTTGAGACTGAATACAATTTCCGATTCGAAGAGCCCGGATCCTCGACCATTGCCACTCACCCTCGTGAGATTCCTTCGCTTGTTCGTAGGGCCGATGATACTCGAAAATCCAAGCGTGCTAGGCGAGCAGAGAGGAAGGCTGCTGAGAAGGCTGctaaggaggaggagattaagagagaaaagggcaagaagcggagagagatggagaagcgAATGAACGTCTTGAAACACGAcctggagaaggaaggcttCAAGGATTTGGAGTGGGGCAAGCTCGAAAAGGTGTTGGATGGAGAATGGGACGAAAATGTCTGGGAAAAGATTGTTGGTGGTATGTTAAGCAAGGGTGATGAGCAggaggtgagttttgtGTCAGCGGCACCTCTAGGAGCAAGCTGATTGTAGAAAcaggacgaggacgacAACGAAAAGCCCACTTGGGATGACGAACTTGGGGACGCCGAGtacgatgaggaggaagaagagggagattTCAAGTATGAATTTGCtaatgaagaggatgagggtaTGAGTATGGACatcgaggaggacgaaggaCCTATCAACATGGACGCTGACTTTATGGCTGAGGAACCCTCCAAGAAAtccaaaaagaaggataagaagaagaacaagaatCAAGAAcgctctccctctcctttgccggaagacgaagagaacCAGCTTTCTATTCCCGAGAAAGCCCATGCTCTCAAACAAGCTGTCGAATCTTATAATGCCCTTGCCCACGAAGATATCATCGACGACATGCCCACTCGTTTCAAGTACACTCCATCAGCACCTGCTTCCTTTGGTCTCACGCCTGTGGAGATTCTGCTGGCCACCGACGACGAGCTCAACAAGCTGGTTACTATGAAGGGTATTGCGCCTTACAGAAAGGGTGGGATCGGAATGCAAGGTAAAGGCTTGGGCAAGAGAGTCAGGGAACTGAAGGACAAgctgagagagaggagatggggtGAGGAACCCTCTCAGTCTAAGAgcagggaggagaagaaggaaaagaagagaaagaggtatgatgatgaggagcgCGGACATGGCgaaaagcaagagaagaagagtgaggGCGAGATCACAGAGAAGAGCGAAAAGGTCAGAAACGGGAAGCGactgggaaagaaggaacgtATGAGACTTCAAAAGGCTGCGGAGGCTGCTGGTGCCGCTGGTGCTGCTGTTGGTGAGCCTGAAAGTGTACctggagagaagaagagaaaagtcGAATCAGGTGAAACGTTGGCTGATGCCCCGGCGGCAAATGGAGAGGAGGCAGGTGACAAAAAGAAGCgccgaaagaagaagaaaagtaaGGCGGATGGTGAAGCTTGAGCCTGATTTAGTTTAGCCAGGGTGCTTGCTTCTAGATTCTATATCATTATACATTCATATTTATACATACAAAATGCACTACCACCCAATATTGTCCTTATCAACATTAATCATGCCCGGTATTAGCGGCCCCAATACGCCGACATCGACATCCACAACCTGTTGGGCATAGTGCAAATCTACCCTCGGCTTCTATCACATTGACCTTTTCCGCTGAATCAGCATTCGGGCCATCTGTAGTAGAAGGCATGGTCACGTTGGAAACAGCGTTTTGGTTGTatgctgaggaagatgtgTTGGGAGGAGCGTGCGAGGTATGTgatgggatgggaatgaGAGGCGCTTGACCTGCGACACGTTTAGTCGGATAACGGAAGCTACAGGAGGACTAGACGCACTGTGATAGAGCCGCATACACGCTTGATGACCTCCATGTCCACATTTTCGGCACCCCATCCAAAGGCCCTTGATTACCTTTCGACTGCCAAAGAAATATTAGCAAAGCGCCGCGCGCGCATAATGGTCCATTTTAAGCGTACGTACCAGACTGCACATCCCCTTGCCCCTGCTCGGCACTTTTTACACCACCAGAATATTTTTCCTTTCACCTCGATATCCTCCAAACTACCGGTACTCTTCCCGCATCTTTCGCAAAAGTAAGTATGAGTCAGACCTTCATCTTGCGGAGTGATTTCCAAAGATGGTATGCCTGAGAAGCGTCGGATATAGGCggcga
Above is a genomic segment from Cryptococcus deuterogattii R265 chromosome 8, complete sequence containing:
- a CDS encoding hexaprenyl-diphosphate synthase, coding for MLRRSALSTRAFLKHPISSAFSFSLSQRRSLVPSSPVKRPESTWAAATTEAHRVLTPPPASSASTATSLDDPLSAINSEIGNLKSSLWRMLGSSNPTLDTVAKYYFQAEGKHLRPLLVLLMSQATNGLGGKGWDEAKLEATRRKVDDSLTAEGGVLNDWNPEVSGPEPSSGLGSMVFASPFRISEAGASAIPEPEALPSQFDELLGGENGQPVILPTQRRLASITEMIHVASLLHDDVIDASSLRRGTPSAPSTFGNKLSILSGDFLLGRASVALARLGSREVVELLATVIANLVEGEVMQLRATSEPEKAPTAKGFEDYMRKTYLKTASLMAKSARAAVVLGGCGSVNEEGAWVKDIAYGYGRNLGIAFQLIDDALDFLPPDPSLGKPSLGADLRLGLATAPALFAWETQPSMGPLILRKFTEPGDVEAARDLVARSDGLQRTVELAREFAGEARRLVEMLPESGARDALVQLTVKVVERVK
- a CDS encoding protein KRI1 encodes the protein MKAQVPKSDKSSSSSGSEEDYSSDYSSSSEDVTEDEEGNELTPALDAAILRTLSKIKKREGVYGGENVLQEELRKAQEIAEQRGLKSNVVKKVAEKPYLLADYHRSKLLAGEDQEEELDSAEPLTHVESQRRLRQEAVSAFKTLAAESGDDSNEDFIQKRETDAQEIDDGDEEYKKFMLEFGGGEEEVRKILGMGDQPAILKALADEEEEGEEEKAAVSKIEKEEMARQKQEKKAKKAKDDDDFLMNYILNRGWIDRSEKLVPTYDEVVGPSTEDVEEVATQIKSTKPKSSHPWGELDEESDFEDRAEEFETEYNFRFEEPGSSTIATHPREIPSLVRRADDTRKSKRARRAERKAAEKAAKEEEIKREKGKKRREMEKRMNVLKHDLEKEGFKDLEWGKLEKVLDGEWDENVWEKIVGGMLSKGDEQEDEDDNEKPTWDDELGDAEYDEEEEEGDFKYEFANEEDEGMSMDIEEDEGPINMDADFMAEEPSKKSKKKDKKKNKNQERSPSPLPEDEENQLSIPEKAHALKQAVESYNALAHEDIIDDMPTRFKYTPSAPASFGLTPVEILLATDDELNKLVTMKGIAPYRKGGIGMQGKGLGKRVRELKDKLRERRWGEEPSQSKSREEKKEKKRKRYDDEERGHGEKQEKKSEGEITEKSEKVRNGKRLGKKERMRLQKAAEAAGAAGAAVGEPESVPGEKKRKVESGETLADAPAANGEEAGDKKKRRKKKKSKADGEA